TGCGCCGAAGACTTCGGGAGCGCCTACGCAGCCGCCGCCCACAATGCCTTTCCATTGACCGTAATACCCGCTGACGAATCCGTGATCCCAGGCAAAGATGATATCGCCGCACTGGTCGCCCCATTGCCCGAGTATGTACGCGTCGCGTCTGGGCAGGGCGATGGCAACGACATTGCGACCGATTTCTTCATCGACCCAGGTGCGAAGGGCGAGGAGGACATCGCGTTCGATTTCGTCGAATTTGGGACCGGGTTCGGCGTTGATCCAGATGTCGAATCCCTTGTCGTCTTTGAGGTAGGCGCGAGTTTTTTCAAAGTCGATCTCGCGTTCGAGGACTTCATCGCGCTCGACGCCGTCGCTGGCGTCTTCTTTCAGGACGGTGAATCCACTGTCGTGCAGGAATTTTCGGATATTGGCGATGCGCACATCTGGCGATGCGCCGTGATCGGAAAGTACGCCGACGTATGTACTGTCATCGGCGGCATCCCACATGCGTTTCAGGATTTTGTCGCCAACGATGTAGGCTTTGCGGAAGAGGTGCATGATGTCGTCGGCTTTGTCGGGATCGTAAGCGGGGCAAACCGGATCGACGCCGTCGAGGTGGATGTGGTTGATGTAGTCGTAGAGATGCCAGTGGCAGATGAAGAAATTGGCATCTTTTTCGTGGAGCATATAATTGGCGACGTCGGCAAACCAGAGGCCCTGGTATTCGCATTCTTCAAGGGCGGTGTCATAGTCGGTCATGCCAGATGTGTAGGGGGTCATTGAGGCGTGTTCTTGATAGGGGCCAAATCGCTGGATGAGTTCGTTGGCGAGGTCGTCTGGATATGTGAAGCCGTCGCTATATGTGATTTGAGAGCGGTAGAGCTTGAGATGGGAGCCATCGGGTTCGAGTTCGAGAAGTTTGAAGCGCACAGAGGCGCATTGATCTCGGCCTTCGATGTAGAAGGGTTCGATGGCCCAGTTGCTCCACGATCCCGTGCTGGTTTCG
This genomic stretch from Gemmatimonadota bacterium harbors:
- a CDS encoding alkaline phosphatase family protein, whose protein sequence is MSKKIIAYGMDGFITPMMKYFADEGVIPTFKRLLDEGAVNETFPSFPVWTPTNWATLSTGAHTGTHSVTRWRVEVGPGERINSFHGRANNAQRLWNALEREGLKGVALHYPAAHPSGVEKGYVIDGFGHPGHASTDYEIAASQAYTTAEHVEEIVEMDHDGTAVRRRQRSIEPIPALSPADGWTNLPQSTAPPLASTIEIHARLGGDINRFHLLVFASANSGYDTLRVCRSQNGNDHIAETSTGSWSNWAIEPFYIEGRDQCASVRFKLLELEPDGSHLKLYRSQITYSDGFTYPDDLANELIQRFGPYQEHASMTPYTSGMTDYDTALEECEYQGLWFADVANYMLHEKDANFFICHWHLYDYINHIHLDGVDPVCPAYDPDKADDIMHLFRKAYIVGDKILKRMWDAADDSTYVGVLSDHGASPDVRIANIRKFLHDSGFTVLKEDASDGVERDEVLEREIDFEKTRAYLKDDKGFDIWINAEPGPKFDEIERDVLLALRTWVDEEIGRNVVAIALPRRDAYILGQWGDQCGDIIFAWDHGFVSGYYGQWKGIVGGGCVGAPEVFGAHHGGFIPTRSDISSSFGSFFLSGPGIKKGYERPTDKLGYIHAADVVPTLCHIFGIAPPDQSQGAVAYDILEGHEMVRERPE